In the genome of Tissierella sp., the window CTTCAGTCATATCTATTAATTCGGAAACCATGTTTTCAAAGAACATTGATTCCATACTAGTATTTCCAACACTACCGATTTCTTCTTTGTCCACGAATAATGCAACTGATGTTTTATTTGGATTATCTATATCTAATATAGCTTTCATAGAAGTAAAAGCACAGACTCTGTCGTCTTGGCCATATCCTCCAACCATAGACCTATCTATTCCTACATCCCTAGACTTTCCAGCAGGAACTATTTCAAATTCAGCAGTAGTGAAATCTTCTTCTGTCATGCCATATTTTTCATTGAGGATATTTAATACATTTAACTTAACTTTTTCGCTTAAATCCCCATCAGCATATGGAATGCTTCCGATTAAAACATTTAAGCCTTCTCCAGTAATTCCTTCATCCATTTTCTTGCCCATTTGGTCCTTAGCTAAATGTGGAAGTAAGTCAGTTATGAAAAATACTGGATCATTTTCATCTTCACCTATTACTATGTCAATTTTTTCTCCATTTGAATTTACTACGACTCCATGTAAAGCCAATGGCAAGGTTACCCATTGATACTTCTTTATTCCACCATAATAGTGAGTCTTTAACAAGGCAAAATCTGAATCTTCATAAAGGGGAAATTGCTTTAAATCTATCCTTGGAGCATCTAAATGGGAACCAATTATATTCATTCCCTTTTCAAGCTTCTCTTGTCCTAATACAAATAGAGCAACAGCCTTGTCTTTATTATTTGCATATATCTTCATACCTGGAGTAGGTTTTGTTCCTTTTTCTCTTATTTCCTCTATTGATATATAACCATTTTCCTTAGCTACCCTTATTATTTCTCTTGCAGCTTCTCTTTCTGTTTTACCTTTATCTAGGAAATTCTTGTATTCTTCATTTATAGCAAAAGCCTTTTCTCTTTCACTATTGTCCATGATTTCCCATACATTTTTCCATTTGTGAGTTAATCTTTCTTGTAGTTTCTTGCCTTCTGTTTTTTCAGTCATTCTTTTACCCCTCCTAAATTGTATTATCTATTCATAGCTGCTTCTATTTCTTCTACAGTTTTTATAATGTAATGAGATAGATTTTCGCATCCATTTTCCGTAATCAATAGATCATCTTCTATTCTTATGCCTATTCCCTCTTCTTCAATATAAAGCCCTGGTTCATTGGTGATTACCATACCTGGCTTTAGCTCAGTATTATATGGCCCTACATCATGGGTATCTGCCCCTAAATAATGTGATACACCGTGGAAATAGTATTTGGAGATTTCTTTGTCCTCCTTAATTAATCCTAATTCCTTACAACCTTCAGCTAGAACCTTTTTAGCAATTTCATTTAATTCTCTAAAAGCTAGTCCTGGTTTTGCAGCTTCTTCTACAGCTTTTTGTGCTGTTAAAACAATATTATAAATCTCTTTTTGTCTATCTGTGAACTTGCCATTCACAGGGAATGTACGACTTATATCACCATTGTAATACTTATACTGAGCTCCCAAATCAAATAATATTAAATCTCCATCATTAGCTTTAGAATCGTTATCTACATAATGAAGGATAGTAGCATTTTTCCCACATGCAGCTATGGTTTCAAAAGCTTTGTTTCTTACACCATTTTTCTTTAAAGTAAAATCAAAATATGCTTCGATCTCATATTCCATCATACCTGGCTTAATATTTTCTACCATGTTCATTATACCTTCATTGGTGATTTCAATTGCTTTTCTAATTAAATCAATCTCATCCTTTGATTTAATTAGCCTTAGTTCCGTTATATCATGGTAGATATTTTTTATTTCTATATATGGATATCTTTCTTTTATCATCTTTGCAAATTCTTGGGACTCTGTAGTTGTTCTTCTGATTTCTTGTCTTTCTAAGTCTAAGTATATCTTTTCTATATTATTCCTGTTGAGAATAGAGCCAATAGTTCCTTCAAAGCTATCTAGGTATTCAATATTGTCTATGCCCGATGCTTCCTTGGCTTCATCCTCAGTAATTGTAGCTCCTACCCATTTAGCCATAACTGGGTCTGGTCTCTCAATGAATAATTTCTCTGAAACTTTTCCATCAATCTTACTAATTAAAAGAATGACTTTGTCCTTATCAATACCTGATAAATAATAGAAATTTCTATTAGGTATAAATTGATATAGTTCATCAGCAGACTTATATGGAGCCTTATCTGCAAATAATAGCAAGATACTATCATTTGCTAAATTCTCTTCTAATTGTTTTCTGTTTTTTGTAAAGAATTCTTTATTCATATCTATCCCCCAATTATTTATGATTTTAATTAATTGTAGATTATGCACTACTAAATTATACCATAAAATAAATAATTATTATAAATTTTCTCTTATATGAAACTTGCCTTTATTACTAACTAATTTTTCAATTACCTTGGCAACATCTTCTTGATCAATATCCTTGTTCTCTACATAGGAAATATTTCCATCTTTTACTAATCGATCTATACTTTTAAGGGATACTCCTGTTTCCATAATAATCTCCATAATAGTAGACGCTGGATGTTCCCTTATATATTCCATAATCAAATTATTTTCTTTTCCTATCTTTTCATTACAATCCATACAATATGGTTTGCCATCTTTTTCAAACATCTTGCCACAACTTTTACAGATTTCATATGCCACGATATTCACCCCAAATATTTTTTTCTTATGTATTTTACCAATATTAGTATTATATCATATAATTGAATAATAAAAGAACAGAATTATCTGTCCTTTATAGTCTGATGTCAATATTGCCACCTAAATTAGGTGTGATTGATTGTTCCATTACTTTTGTATTTGCTGCCAGTATTTGAATCATATCAGTCATTTGTGATTGGCTTGAATCCATTACCACCTCTAGTACTGAAACTCCTATTTCTTGACTCAATTTCATTTGGCTAAGTGATGTTGATAATGCAGCTATGTCCATGGATTGACCTCCTTTGGTTATATATACCCTAAACTGATTCAAACTTATGAACTACATCTTTTAATTCCATAACTTAGTGCCTTTTATCCTTGCTCTACCTTACCAAATATATAAGTTCTATAAATTCCTCAAGAATATCAATTAATGATTGTCTATGGTTTACTATTTTAATATTTATTATTTTTTATATTAGTTTTTATTAACTCCTCTAATGCATTTATATGATATACCAGACAGTAGATTAAATAATTTAACTGCTGTCTATTATCTCGCCTAATATCTAGTTCTTAGATAATATCGTCATATATGCAAGCGTATCTAGACCATTTTCCTTTATTAGATTAATAATTGATTGAATGTATTGGTTATTGTGTAATATAACTTTTGAAAACGATTGTATTAATTTTAATGTAAGTTCGTCATTTAATCCCTTGTGGTATCCCGCCATACCTATAAGGTGTAATTTTATCATTCCATAGATGACACAAAGAAAAATATAAGAATCCCATATACTTGCAAAACCTCCAAAAGGCATCATCCCTCTAAAATATTCATTTACAAGAAAGTTCTCTAAAATATATTCTTTCTCTTCTAAATAGTCCTTTAGATAGTTAGTGTAAGTTTCTTCATACTTCTTTATCGTAGTTTCTATTTTCTCATCTTCTGTATTTTCTAGACCTAGTAAAGTTTCATTAAGGCACTCCATATATCTTCCATTTAAACTTCCAATTAATAGTCTTTCATTTATCATTGTTTCTAATATCTTTAATTGAATTTCAATTTTGGAAGGAACTTTATTAAGCTCATCCTTAAAGCTTCCTCTGTCAATCATTTGTGCAAGAGATTCTAGAGTCTTAGGTATATCATGAGTTTTATACATCTTGTATAATCCTTCAATTCTATTGTTAACGATGCCCAGTAAAATAAGTCTTTCTGAAATGCTATAGTTCCTATCTTGAAGTAAGGATATGCAAAATAGTCGAATATCCCAAAAGTATCTTTCAGGTTTATTATAAAACATATGCCCTTCTGTATCAAATCTTGAATTTATCATAATTCTTAAATCTTTATCTTCTTGTATTTGTTCAAAAGAAATTCCTTTTGGGTTTAAGAGTGCTAATCTTGCTATCTCAGGACAAGATATCGTTGCACTACGCTCAAGTTTTCCATCTATCCTATTTGTAAATCTAGGATATGAAGCACAGATATCAGATAGATGTTCTTCTCCCAAGATACCTTGAATCTTACAGAGCCTACTTTCATCTAAAAAAGGGCATCTGTCTAACTCATCCATTACTATTCTCCCATAAAACTCATCAGACTTATTATTATGGGATCTTCTAACCATAGATTTAAATATAGGCTTTAGTTCCATATTGTTACTTCTTTTATAATTTTGATATCTCTTTTTATCTAAAGATACTGTCCATCCAATACAACAACTATCTTCACATTCTGAACCAATACATCTAAATTGTTTCATATATTCTGGTATTAATATCATCCTTTTATGTTGTTCCATTAAATCAGCTCCTCACTATCTTAAAAAATAAGTGTTTATTATTAGATTTATCTATATTCTTGATAACATTATTTTAGCAGTTGATAAAGTTGAGTAATTCCTCACCAAATCTAATGTTACATCTTTTAAAGTTATATTCTTATAACAATAACTTTCTATCAACCTATCTAAGCTATCATAGTCAATCCTAGGATGCTTTCCTAAATAATTAACTCCCATATTACCCAACTCTTTACATATCAAATCCTGATTATCTGCTAGACTAAATATAATGGGAATACTTCTTTGAGATAATACCTCGTAGACAGTACTTCCTCCAGCAGTAATTACTATCCTTGAAGATGCTATATATTTTTTTATGCTACTCGGTTTGTATATTAACTCCATATTTTCAGTCTTGATAGCTTCAATGTTTTTAATATAATCACTGTGATATCCAGGTCCAATTATAATCCTAGTCTTAATATCCAAGTTTTTGATTGCATCCATTATTTTAACTGTAATTCCATAATCATCTGTACCACCAGTTGTAATTAGAACTCCATCTTTTTCTATATCTTCATCTTGTTTTTCCCAATATTCTTCCTTCATTATTAAATACTTGGGTCCTAATAATTTTAATTGTCCTTCTATATCTGAGTATCCTATTCTTTCAGCATGGATATTCCCATTGTGGATAATATCTGGTATGGATGCATCATAGATGTCGTTGTTATCATCTATAATCATTAATTTAGTTTTTTCTTTTATTTTCTTAAGGTAATCATTATTTCCTAAATATGAATCAAATATGATTAAATCAATATTTAACTTGTCCATTATCATATAATCTTCTTCTAACTTATTGCTTATTATATATTTAAATTCAGTATCTTTTATTAAATTCTCTAGTTCTTGATTTAAGATGAAAATAATATTAGTATCTTCTTTTACTTGTCTGAGTGCAGTTGCTAGTGACAGACATCTATAGTAGTGCCCATATCCTATACCTTTGCCTCCTAATACTCTGATTACTATGTTCTTCATTCTATATGACTCCAGTCTACAGGAGTTCCTCTTTTTATATCTTTATTTACCTTCTTTCCTAATATGTCATTATAATGTCTTGGGTGCATCCCATATCCCGGTCTTATGGATCTCATGTTTTCTTCAGTTATTATATCCCCAGATTTAATATCTTCTGTGAAAAATAAGGATCTAGAAAAGCTTCTATTTTTTAAAGTCTTTTCATTTAAATTATAGTTCACATTGCCCAATGCTTTTTCTAGATTTCTTATTTCTTCTACCATTGATTTAAATCCATCTATTTCCATTGAGAATTCTGCATCAGGTCCTCCAATATTTCTATCTAAGATTACATGTTTTTCTATAAAATTGGCACCTAAAGCTACTGCTCCAAGGGCTACTGTACTTCCCATTGAATGATCTGATAGCCCCACATTTACTCCAAATGTTTCTTTCATATTTGGTATTGTTAGTATATTCATATCTTCATAGGGTGCCGGATATGAACTTGTACATTTTAATACAGTAATATTAGTATTTCCTGCATTTTTACATGTGTCTACTGCTTCTTTTATT includes:
- a CDS encoding aminopeptidase; the protein is MTEKTEGKKLQERLTHKWKNVWEIMDNSEREKAFAINEEYKNFLDKGKTEREAAREIIRVAKENGYISIEEIREKGTKPTPGMKIYANNKDKAVALFVLGQEKLEKGMNIIGSHLDAPRIDLKQFPLYEDSDFALLKTHYYGGIKKYQWVTLPLALHGVVVNSNGEKIDIVIGEDENDPVFFITDLLPHLAKDQMGKKMDEGITGEGLNVLIGSIPYADGDLSEKVKLNVLNILNEKYGMTEEDFTTAEFEIVPAGKSRDVGIDRSMVGGYGQDDRVCAFTSMKAILDIDNPNKTSVALFVDKEEIGSVGNTSMESMFFENMVSELIDMTEDNYSELIVKRALANSCVLSADTLAGFDPNYPEVLDKKNSPFIGNGITLVKYTGVRGKGGSNDANSEYLGKIRKIFNDNNIVWQMGELGKVDQGGGGTIAYILAKYGMEVVDCGVPLLSVHAPYEIASKADVYMTYKGYNVFYKN
- a CDS encoding aminopeptidase P N-terminal domain-containing protein translates to MNKEFFTKNRKQLEENLANDSILLLFADKAPYKSADELYQFIPNRNFYYLSGIDKDKVILLISKIDGKVSEKLFIERPDPVMAKWVGATITEDEAKEASGIDNIEYLDSFEGTIGSILNRNNIEKIYLDLERQEIRRTTTESQEFAKMIKERYPYIEIKNIYHDITELRLIKSKDEIDLIRKAIEITNEGIMNMVENIKPGMMEYEIEAYFDFTLKKNGVRNKAFETIAACGKNATILHYVDNDSKANDGDLILFDLGAQYKYYNGDISRTFPVNGKFTDRQKEIYNIVLTAQKAVEEAAKPGLAFRELNEIAKKVLAEGCKELGLIKEDKEISKYYFHGVSHYLGADTHDVGPYNTELKPGMVITNEPGLYIEEEGIGIRIEDDLLITENGCENLSHYIIKTVEEIEAAMNR
- a CDS encoding YjfB family protein produces the protein MDIAALSTSLSQMKLSQEIGVSVLEVVMDSSQSQMTDMIQILAANTKVMEQSITPNLGGNIDIRL
- the fliB gene encoding flagellin lysine-N-methylase → MEQHKRMILIPEYMKQFRCIGSECEDSCCIGWTVSLDKKRYQNYKRSNNMELKPIFKSMVRRSHNNKSDEFYGRIVMDELDRCPFLDESRLCKIQGILGEEHLSDICASYPRFTNRIDGKLERSATISCPEIARLALLNPKGISFEQIQEDKDLRIMINSRFDTEGHMFYNKPERYFWDIRLFCISLLQDRNYSISERLILLGIVNNRIEGLYKMYKTHDIPKTLESLAQMIDRGSFKDELNKVPSKIEIQLKILETMINERLLIGSLNGRYMECLNETLLGLENTEDEKIETTIKKYEETYTNYLKDYLEEKEYILENFLVNEYFRGMMPFGGFASIWDSYIFLCVIYGMIKLHLIGMAGYHKGLNDELTLKLIQSFSKVILHNNQYIQSIINLIKENGLDTLAYMTILSKN
- the pseI gene encoding pseudaminic acid synthase: MFDNKVYIVGEISANHGHDIQIAKNTIKAIKEAGADAVKIQTYTADTITMDCDNEYFQIKQGTLWDGTTLYKLYQEAYTPWEWHKELFDYAKEVGITIFSSPFDKTAVDLLESLDTPAYKIASFEITDIPLIEYVASKGKPVIISTGIATIGEIKEAVDTCKNAGNTNITVLKCTSSYPAPYEDMNILTIPNMKETFGVNVGLSDHSMGSTVALGAVALGANFIEKHVILDRNIGGPDAEFSMEIDGFKSMVEEIRNLEKALGNVNYNLNEKTLKNRSFSRSLFFTEDIKSGDIITEENMRSIRPGYGMHPRHYNDILGKKVNKDIKRGTPVDWSHIE